From the Bacillota bacterium genome, one window contains:
- the argJ gene encoding bifunctional ornithine acetyltransferase/N-acetylglutamate synthase: MPDFEFEWLDGGGITAAGGFKASGLHAGLKRNKKDLALIFSERPGTAAGVFTTNRVKGAPLVVSMPRVRAGRLQALVINSGNANTCNGPGGIEDALEMGRVTAAALGIPEETVLVASTGVIGQRLPLEKIAEAVPRAAAVLSAEGGLDAAEAIMTTDTVPKQAALRFKAVPDGPVVTIGGIAKGSGMIHPNMATMMAFVTTDAAVEGRLLQEAVRYAVDRSFNMISVDGDTSTNDMVVAVANGWSGAEPAAAGSAAYDRFVEALTAVCARLARAIARDGEGATRLLEVRVKGAPSAEDARLAARAVVSSSLVKTAVFGNDANWGRIICAAGYSGAVFNPDRFDVYLGDLQVAGEGRGLDFDEERAGMILARDPVVVTVDFHDGDGEARAWGCDFSYDYVRINANYRT, encoded by the coding sequence ATGCCTGATTTCGAGTTTGAGTGGCTGGACGGCGGGGGGATCACGGCCGCCGGGGGTTTCAAGGCCAGCGGGCTGCACGCCGGGTTGAAACGCAACAAGAAGGACCTGGCGCTAATTTTTTCGGAGCGCCCGGGAACGGCGGCGGGGGTCTTTACGACCAACCGGGTCAAGGGCGCGCCCCTCGTGGTCTCCATGCCTCGAGTCCGTGCCGGCCGGCTGCAGGCCCTGGTCATCAACAGCGGCAACGCCAACACCTGCAACGGCCCCGGCGGGATCGAGGACGCCTTGGAGATGGGGCGCGTGACTGCGGCGGCGCTTGGCATCCCCGAGGAGACGGTACTGGTCGCCTCCACCGGGGTGATCGGGCAGCGCCTGCCCCTGGAGAAGATCGCGGAGGCGGTCCCGCGGGCGGCGGCGGTTTTGAGCGCCGAGGGGGGGCTCGATGCGGCCGAGGCGATCATGACCACCGACACCGTGCCCAAGCAGGCCGCCCTGCGTTTCAAAGCCGTGCCGGACGGGCCGGTGGTGACCATCGGCGGCATCGCGAAGGGGTCCGGCATGATTCACCCGAACATGGCCACAATGATGGCTTTTGTCACCACGGACGCCGCTGTTGAGGGGCGGCTCTTGCAGGAAGCCGTGCGCTACGCCGTCGACCGGTCGTTCAACATGATCAGCGTGGACGGGGACACGAGCACCAACGACATGGTGGTGGCCGTCGCCAACGGCTGGTCCGGGGCCGAACCGGCGGCCGCCGGCAGCGCCGCCTACGACCGTTTCGTGGAGGCGCTGACCGCGGTCTGCGCCCGCCTGGCCCGGGCGATCGCCCGCGACGGAGAGGGGGCGACCCGGCTGCTGGAAGTGCGGGTCAAGGGTGCGCCGAGTGCAGAGGACGCCCGCCTGGCCGCCCGCGCGGTGGTCAGTTCCAGCCTGGTAAAGACGGCTGTTTTCGGCAACGACGCCAACTGGGGCCGGATCATCTGCGCCGCCGGCTATTCGGGCGCCGTGTTCAATCCCGACCGTTTCGACGTGTACCTGGGCGACCTCCAGGTGGCCGGCGAAGGGCGGGGGCTGGATTTTGACGAGGAGCGGGCCGGTATGATTCTGGCCCGGGACCCGGTGGTGGTCACGGTCGACTTTCACGACGGGGACGGCGAGGCCCGGGCGTGGGGGTGCGACTTCTCATACGACTACGTGCGGATCAATGCTAACTACCGAACCTGA
- a CDS encoding argininosuccinate synthase has translation MPKVVLAYSGGLDTSIIIPWLKENYGYEVIAMVADLGQGDDYDAVREKALKSGAAGVHVRDVKREFAEDYLFPLVRSGAVYEGKYLLGTSVARPLIAKCLVETAEAEGAKAVAHGATGKGNDQVRFEVSVMALNPDLKVIAPWREWDIRSRREAFAYAAARGIPVPATKERPFSMDQNLWHLSHEGGVLEDPGNAPPDDLYLLTVPPERAPDHPAYVELEFERGVPARLDGALADPVTLVERLNALGGANGVGIVDMVENRLVGMKSRGVYETPGGTILTAAHRELELLTLDRNTLHFKDTVAVRYAELVYDGLWFTPLRQALDAFVTETQKPVTGRVRMKLYKGNCVPAGAWSPFSLYDQDLSTFEEDEVYDQKDAAGFINLFGLPVRIQARVRKRNR, from the coding sequence ATGCCCAAAGTGGTACTGGCCTACTCCGGAGGCCTGGACACCTCGATCATCATTCCGTGGCTTAAGGAGAACTACGGCTACGAGGTCATCGCCATGGTGGCTGACCTCGGCCAAGGGGACGACTACGACGCCGTCCGCGAAAAGGCGCTCAAAAGCGGCGCCGCCGGGGTGCACGTCCGGGACGTGAAGCGCGAGTTCGCGGAGGACTACCTCTTTCCGCTGGTTCGCTCCGGCGCCGTGTACGAGGGCAAGTACCTCCTGGGCACCTCGGTGGCCCGCCCGCTGATCGCCAAATGCCTGGTGGAGACGGCCGAGGCCGAAGGCGCAAAAGCCGTCGCCCACGGCGCTACCGGCAAGGGCAACGACCAGGTGCGCTTCGAGGTTAGCGTGATGGCCTTGAACCCCGACCTGAAGGTGATCGCGCCCTGGCGCGAGTGGGACATCCGCTCCCGCCGGGAGGCTTTTGCCTACGCCGCCGCGCGCGGCATTCCGGTGCCCGCCACCAAGGAACGCCCGTTCAGCATGGACCAGAACCTCTGGCACTTGAGCCACGAGGGGGGCGTGCTCGAGGACCCCGGGAACGCACCGCCGGACGACCTCTACCTTCTGACCGTCCCGCCCGAGCGGGCGCCCGACCACCCGGCCTACGTGGAGCTGGAGTTCGAGCGGGGCGTCCCGGCCCGCCTGGACGGCGCCCTCGCGGACCCGGTCACCCTGGTGGAGCGGCTGAACGCCCTCGGCGGGGCCAACGGGGTCGGGATCGTGGACATGGTGGAGAACCGCCTGGTCGGGATGAAGTCGCGGGGCGTCTACGAAACGCCCGGGGGCACCATCCTGACGGCCGCCCACCGCGAGTTGGAACTGCTGACCCTGGACCGGAACACCCTGCACTTCAAGGACACCGTCGCCGTCCGCTATGCCGAGCTGGTCTACGACGGCCTCTGGTTCACGCCGTTGCGGCAGGCGCTGGACGCCTTCGTGACCGAGACCCAGAAACCGGTCACCGGCCGCGTGCGGATGAAACTCTACAAGGGGAACTGCGTCCCGGCCGGGGCCTGGTCCCCGTTTTCCCTGTACGACCAGGACCTCTCCACCTTCGAGGAGGACGAGGTTTACGACCAAAAGGACGCGGCCGGGTTCATCAACCTGTTCGGGCTCCCGGTCCGGATACAGGCCCGGGTCCGCAAGCGCAACCGCTGA
- the argC gene encoding N-acetyl-gamma-glutamyl-phosphate reductase has protein sequence MIKVGIVGSTGYTGAELVRLLTRHLHVELAGLTSRSYVGEHYWRVYPHLKNYTDLQCEELDLPRLVDRADVLFTALPHGHSMDVAREVLSQGKKLVDLGADFRFRDQAVYESWYRVPHTAAELLPHAVYGLPEVNREAVRGAALTANPGCYPTASILGLAPLLAGGLIDPGGMVIDAKSGVSGAGRGFSLKTHFAETNENFQAYNVGMHRHTPEIEEQLGRLAGRELTVTFTPHLVPMVRGILATIYTRPAAALPDRDELYELYADYYREEPFVRVLLPGVLPQTKAVAGTNHCDLAVVPDPRTGRVIVLAAIDNLVKGASGQAVQNMNLMFGLDETTGLMSPGLYP, from the coding sequence TTGATCAAGGTTGGAATCGTGGGGTCCACCGGCTATACGGGCGCGGAGCTGGTCCGTCTGTTGACCCGCCACCTGCACGTCGAACTGGCCGGCTTGACTTCCCGCAGCTATGTCGGCGAGCACTACTGGCGGGTTTACCCGCACCTGAAGAACTACACCGACCTGCAGTGCGAGGAACTTGACCTGCCCCGCCTGGTGGACAGGGCGGACGTGCTTTTCACGGCCCTGCCGCACGGGCATTCCATGGACGTGGCCCGGGAAGTGCTCTCCCAGGGCAAGAAGCTGGTCGACCTGGGGGCCGACTTTCGTTTCCGTGACCAGGCGGTGTATGAATCCTGGTACCGGGTGCCCCATACCGCCGCCGAACTGCTGCCCCATGCGGTGTACGGCCTGCCGGAAGTCAACCGTGAGGCCGTCCGCGGTGCGGCCTTGACGGCCAACCCGGGCTGCTACCCGACGGCATCCATCCTGGGCCTGGCGCCGCTTTTGGCCGGGGGCTTGATCGACCCCGGCGGGATGGTGATCGACGCCAAGTCCGGCGTTTCCGGAGCGGGGCGGGGTTTTTCCCTGAAGACCCATTTCGCCGAGACCAACGAGAACTTCCAGGCTTACAACGTGGGGATGCACCGGCACACGCCGGAGATCGAGGAGCAGTTGGGAAGGCTGGCGGGGCGGGAGTTGACCGTGACCTTTACGCCCCACCTGGTGCCGATGGTCCGGGGGATCCTGGCCACCATCTACACCCGTCCGGCGGCGGCGCTGCCGGACAGGGACGAGCTATACGAGCTTTACGCCGATTACTACCGGGAGGAACCGTTCGTCCGGGTGCTCCTGCCCGGGGTGCTGCCGCAGACCAAGGCGGTGGCCGGCACCAACCACTGCGACCTGGCGGTGGTCCCCGACCCGCGCACCGGCCGGGTGATCGTGCTCGCGGCGATCGACAACCTGGTGAAGGGCGCTTCCGGCCAGGCGGTGCAAAACATGAACCTGATGTTCGGCCTGGACGAGACCACGGGGCTGATGTCCCCGGGGCTGTATCCTTAG
- the argB gene encoding acetylglutamate kinase has product MELTALDKAGILVEALPYIKKFYGKIVVVKYGGHAMADRRLKQAVIQDVVLMKYVGMHPVLVHGGGPDITDMLRKLGKESDFVNGLRVTDRETMEIVEMVLVGKVNKEIVGLINKTGGRAIGLCGKDADLFEAAKKMPEVKKSDGSWEAVDIGFVGEVARVNPEIIKNVIKEGYIPVIAPTAVGPDGESYNINADYVAGKLAAALQAEKLVLLTDVEGIMRRPGDPESLMSVIRMEEVGPLREAGVVSGGMLPKVEACLEALRAGVNRTHILNGRQPHAVLLEVFTDEGIGTMVLP; this is encoded by the coding sequence ATGGAGCTTACGGCGCTTGATAAAGCCGGAATCCTGGTGGAGGCTCTGCCGTACATCAAGAAGTTTTACGGCAAAATCGTGGTCGTCAAGTACGGCGGGCACGCCATGGCGGACCGCCGGCTGAAACAGGCGGTGATCCAGGACGTTGTGCTGATGAAGTACGTGGGCATGCACCCGGTGCTGGTGCACGGGGGCGGCCCGGACATCACCGACATGCTGCGCAAGCTCGGCAAGGAGTCCGACTTCGTCAACGGCCTGCGGGTGACCGACCGCGAGACCATGGAAATCGTGGAGATGGTCCTGGTCGGCAAGGTGAACAAGGAAATCGTCGGCCTGATCAACAAGACCGGCGGGCGCGCCATCGGCTTGTGCGGCAAGGACGCCGACCTGTTCGAGGCGGCTAAGAAAATGCCCGAAGTCAAGAAGTCCGACGGCAGTTGGGAAGCGGTCGACATCGGCTTTGTGGGCGAAGTGGCCCGGGTGAACCCCGAGATCATCAAGAACGTGATCAAGGAAGGTTACATCCCGGTCATCGCGCCGACCGCGGTCGGCCCGGACGGGGAAAGCTACAACATCAACGCCGACTATGTGGCGGGGAAACTCGCGGCCGCGCTGCAGGCCGAAAAATTGGTGCTCTTGACCGACGTGGAGGGGATCATGCGGCGTCCGGGCGACCCGGAATCCCTCATGTCGGTCATCCGAATGGAGGAGGTCGGCCCCCTCAGGGAAGCAGGCGTCGTCAGCGGCGGGATGCTCCCCAAGGTCGAGGCCTGCCTGGAGGCGCTGCGGGCCGGGGTGAACCGCACCCACATCTTAAACGGCCGCCAGCCGCACGCCGTCTTGCTGGAGGTCTTCACCGACGAGGGCATCGGCACCATGGTCCTCCCCTAA
- the argF gene encoding ornithine carbamoyltransferase translates to MRLTSLKGRDFLSILDFSVPELEAVFGLARDLKARQKAGEAHPLCAGKTLAMIFQKPSTRTRVSFETGMFQLGGHALYLNAADLQLGRGETVADTARVLSRYVDGIMIRTFKQSDVEELAAHAGVPVINGLTDREHPCQILADLLTILEHKGRLAGLKLAYVGDGNNVAHSLLLGGARLGMRVAVASPRGYEPAPDLVYRAAAEALTAGGAVEPTTDPVAAVRGADVVVTDTWASMGRESEHAARVKAFAAYQVNEALTAHARPDYIFMHCLPAHRGEEVVDAVMDGPHSVIWDEAENRLHVQKALLALVL, encoded by the coding sequence ATGAGGTTGACGAGCCTCAAAGGGCGCGACTTCCTTTCGATCCTGGACTTCTCCGTTCCGGAGCTGGAGGCCGTCTTCGGCTTGGCCCGGGACCTCAAAGCCAGGCAAAAGGCCGGCGAGGCCCACCCGCTGTGCGCCGGCAAGACCCTGGCAATGATCTTTCAGAAGCCCTCAACCCGGACCCGGGTCTCCTTCGAGACCGGCATGTTCCAGCTCGGCGGGCACGCCCTGTATTTAAACGCCGCCGACCTGCAGCTGGGCCGCGGCGAGACGGTGGCCGACACCGCCCGGGTGCTCTCCCGCTACGTGGACGGGATCATGATCCGGACCTTCAAGCAGTCCGACGTCGAGGAGCTGGCCGCCCACGCCGGCGTGCCGGTCATCAACGGCCTCACCGACCGGGAACATCCGTGCCAGATTTTGGCCGACCTGCTGACCATTCTGGAGCACAAGGGCCGCCTGGCCGGGCTGAAGCTGGCCTACGTCGGCGACGGGAACAACGTCGCCCACTCGCTCCTCCTGGGCGGGGCCCGCCTCGGGATGCGGGTGGCCGTGGCGTCGCCCCGCGGTTACGAACCGGCGCCGGACCTGGTCTACCGGGCGGCCGCCGAAGCGCTGACGGCCGGCGGGGCGGTCGAGCCGACCACCGACCCGGTGGCCGCCGTCCGCGGCGCCGACGTGGTGGTCACCGACACATGGGCGTCCATGGGCCGGGAGAGCGAGCACGCCGCCCGGGTCAAGGCCTTTGCCGCCTATCAGGTGAACGAGGCGCTCACCGCGCACGCCCGGCCGGACTACATCTTCATGCACTGCCTGCCGGCCCACCGGGGCGAGGAAGTGGTGGACGCAGTCATGGACGGCCCGCACAGCGTGATCTGGGACGAGGCCGAGAACCGCCTGCACGTCCAGAAGGCGCTCCTGGCCCTGGTGCTCTAA
- a CDS encoding acetylornithine transaminase: MNQEEIITQAGRYLMQTYGRLPLALVRGEGAYVWDAAGRRYLDFVSGVAVNGLGHCHPRVVAAVREQAGVLMHCSNLYHIEPQVRLAGLLVENSALDRVFFCNSGAEAVEAAIKLARKCAKKRHGPERYEIITAWASFHGRTLAALTATGQPKYQQGFEPLPPGFRHVPFNDLDALRAAVGEHTGAVMLEPVQGEGGVHVAAPDYLRGVRALCDERGLLLILDEVQTGIGRTGRLFAHEHYGITPDIMSVAKALGGGFPIGAALAREDVAAAFTPGDHASTFGGNPLACAAAAAAVETILEDGFLDRVTRTAGHLRHRLEELQSRFLFIREVRGLGMLIGAELDRDAAKVIQARCQDSGLLINAVGDRILRFLPPLTVTPAEVDAAADILAAALAQESEG; encoded by the coding sequence TTGAACCAGGAGGAGATCATCACGCAGGCGGGGCGGTACCTGATGCAGACTTACGGCCGCCTGCCGCTGGCCCTGGTGCGCGGCGAGGGCGCCTACGTCTGGGACGCCGCGGGCCGGCGGTACCTGGACTTTGTGTCCGGCGTGGCCGTGAACGGCCTGGGCCACTGCCACCCGCGGGTGGTGGCGGCGGTCCGGGAGCAGGCCGGGGTGCTGATGCACTGCTCGAACCTGTACCACATCGAGCCGCAGGTGCGCCTGGCCGGGCTCCTGGTGGAAAATTCCGCCCTGGACCGCGTTTTCTTCTGCAACAGCGGGGCGGAGGCGGTGGAGGCGGCCATCAAGCTGGCCCGCAAGTGCGCTAAAAAGCGCCACGGCCCGGAACGCTACGAGATCATCACCGCGTGGGCGTCCTTCCACGGCCGGACGCTCGCGGCGCTCACCGCCACCGGGCAGCCCAAGTACCAGCAGGGGTTCGAGCCGCTGCCCCCGGGCTTTAGGCACGTCCCCTTCAACGACCTGGACGCCCTGCGCGCCGCCGTGGGGGAACACACCGGCGCGGTGATGCTGGAGCCGGTCCAGGGCGAGGGCGGCGTGCACGTCGCCGCCCCGGACTACCTGCGCGGGGTGCGCGCGCTCTGCGACGAACGCGGGCTCCTTTTGATCCTGGACGAGGTGCAGACCGGCATCGGCCGCACCGGGCGGCTCTTCGCCCACGAGCACTACGGGATCACGCCGGACATCATGTCCGTGGCGAAAGCGCTGGGCGGCGGGTTCCCGATCGGCGCCGCCCTGGCCCGGGAGGACGTGGCCGCCGCGTTCACGCCGGGCGACCACGCGTCGACCTTCGGCGGCAACCCCCTGGCCTGCGCGGCTGCGGCGGCCGCGGTGGAAACCATCCTGGAGGACGGCTTCCTCGACCGGGTGACGCGCACGGCCGGGCATTTGCGCCACCGGCTGGAGGAACTGCAATCGCGTTTCCTCTTCATCCGCGAGGTGCGGGGCTTGGGGATGCTGATCGGCGCCGAACTGGACCGCGACGCCGCCAAGGTCATCCAGGCACGCTGCCAGGATTCGGGGCTTTTGATCAACGCCGTCGGCGACCGGATTCTGCGTTTCCTGCCGCCGCTCACGGTGACCCCGGCCGAGGTGGACGCCGCGGCGGACATCCTGGCCGCCGCACTGGCCCAAGAAAGCGAGGGATGA
- a CDS encoding spore coat protein translates to MVNLTQKERMLLQDQKSHEEICIQKYTNYAQEAQDPELKQLFADYAEQERQHLNTINQMLNGEVPNLQQGRQSRQQQLQQQKQFVQFRDQPVPMQGATANEKDAALCNDLLMTEKYVSGTYDTAIFEFTNTAMRQALNHIQKEEQQHGEGIFNYMQSRGMYNPQ, encoded by the coding sequence GTGGTCAACCTAACCCAGAAGGAAAGAATGCTTTTGCAGGACCAGAAAAGCCACGAGGAAATCTGCATCCAGAAGTACACCAACTACGCCCAGGAGGCTCAGGACCCCGAGTTAAAGCAGTTGTTTGCCGACTATGCCGAGCAGGAAAGGCAGCACCTGAACACCATCAACCAGATGCTGAACGGTGAGGTGCCAAACCTGCAGCAGGGTCGGCAAAGCCGGCAACAGCAACTCCAACAGCAAAAGCAGTTCGTGCAGTTCCGGGACCAACCGGTTCCTATGCAGGGAGCCACGGCAAATGAGAAGGACGCCGCCCTGTGCAACGACCTCTTGATGACCGAGAAATACGTTTCCGGCACTTACGACACAGCCATCTTTGAATTCACGAACACCGCCATGCGCCAAGCGTTGAACCACATCCAAAAAGAGGAGCAGCAACACGGAGAAGGCATCTTCAACTACATGCAAAGCCGGGGCATGTATAACCCGCAGTAG
- the amrS gene encoding AmmeMemoRadiSam system radical SAM enzyme: protein MRRAEFFVAEPEQQYVTCVLCPNRCVIKEGRTGVCRVRKNVGGVLHTLNFGEVASYGVDPIEKKPLYHFHPGHEIFSLGTVGCNLHCRFCQNWEIAHGEPSTIRVTPAKIVELARRQNRHCIGIAYTYSEPVVWYEFVYETAMQARKAGLKNVLVTNGFIEPEPLERLLPYVDAMNIDMKAFTDDFYRRMCAGRLDPVRRTVETAAPRCLVELTTLLVTGENDSPEEIRELAAWIAGINPEIPLHLSRYFPNYRLDLPATPLETMRRAREIAKERLAHVYLGNVWDVENGYTYCPQCQKKVIERSGYIVRELHLSAGNRCAHCGYALNIAGEARVTDSERRPRRGGLF from the coding sequence TTGCGCCGGGCCGAGTTCTTTGTCGCCGAACCGGAGCAACAATACGTCACCTGCGTGCTTTGCCCGAACCGGTGCGTGATCAAGGAAGGCCGCACCGGTGTTTGCCGTGTGCGCAAGAACGTGGGCGGCGTTTTACACACTTTGAACTTCGGGGAGGTCGCCTCTTACGGTGTCGATCCGATCGAGAAGAAACCACTGTACCACTTCCACCCCGGGCACGAGATCTTCTCGCTGGGCACGGTGGGCTGCAACCTGCACTGCCGGTTCTGCCAGAACTGGGAGATCGCCCACGGGGAGCCCTCGACCATCCGGGTCACGCCCGCCAAGATCGTCGAGCTCGCCCGCCGGCAGAACCGCCACTGCATCGGGATCGCCTACACCTATTCCGAACCGGTGGTCTGGTACGAGTTTGTTTACGAGACGGCAATGCAAGCCCGCAAGGCCGGCCTGAAAAACGTCCTGGTCACCAATGGGTTCATTGAACCGGAGCCGTTGGAGCGGCTTCTGCCGTACGTGGACGCCATGAACATCGACATGAAGGCCTTCACCGACGACTTCTACCGCCGGATGTGTGCCGGGCGCCTGGACCCGGTCCGGCGCACGGTCGAGACGGCGGCGCCGCGGTGCCTGGTGGAGCTGACCACGCTCCTGGTCACCGGGGAGAACGACTCCCCGGAGGAAATCCGGGAGCTGGCCGCTTGGATAGCCGGGATCAACCCGGAGATTCCTTTGCACCTGTCCCGCTATTTTCCGAACTACCGCCTGGATCTTCCCGCGACGCCGCTCGAGACGATGCGGCGCGCCCGGGAGATCGCTAAAGAACGGCTCGCCCATGTGTACCTGGGGAACGTCTGGGACGTGGAAAACGGTTATACTTACTGCCCGCAATGCCAAAAAAAGGTCATTGAGCGGTCGGGGTACATTGTCCGGGAATTGCACTTGAGTGCCGGCAACCGTTGCGCGCACTGCGGCTACGCCCTGAATATCGCCGGGGAGGCGCGCGTCACGGACTCCGAGCGGCGGCCGCGGCGCGGGGGGCTTTTTTGA
- the argH gene encoding argininosuccinate lyase, whose protein sequence is MSRLWGGRFRKGSDPLVEEFHSSLSFDRRLYAYDIRGSAAHARMLGRAGIISTEEARILEAGLQAVLADFDAGRVAFSPDDEDIHSLVERLLIARVGDVGKKLHTARSRNDQVALDVRMYLKDEIDAVRELLAELQHTLLDLAERHVETLMPGYTHLQRAQPVTLAHHLLAYVEMFHRDAGRLADCRRRTDVLPLGAGALAGTVFPIDREYTAAELGFAALAENSLDAVSDRDFAVEFCAAAALIMVHLSRFCEELVLWTSAEFGFAEMDDAFATGSSMMPQKKNPDMAELIRGKSGRVFGDLQALLAMLKGLPLAYNKDMQEDKEALFDAVDTVKKCLLVFTAMVATVSFREQALARATRSGFTNATDLADYLAGRGVPFREAHAVVGEIVLFALDHGKTLEELTLDEYRRFSAAVGEDVYAAIRVEHCLAARKARGGPAPETVRAAIARARARLEESSLPSS, encoded by the coding sequence ATGTCCAGACTGTGGGGTGGGCGGTTCCGCAAGGGGAGCGACCCGCTGGTGGAGGAGTTCCACTCGTCCCTGTCCTTTGACCGGCGCCTGTACGCCTACGACATCCGCGGCAGCGCCGCCCACGCGCGCATGCTCGGGCGGGCCGGGATCATCAGCACCGAAGAGGCCCGCATACTGGAGGCCGGCCTGCAGGCGGTCCTCGCGGATTTTGACGCCGGCCGGGTGGCCTTTTCCCCGGATGACGAGGACATCCACAGCCTGGTGGAACGGCTGCTGATCGCCCGGGTCGGGGATGTGGGCAAAAAACTGCACACCGCCCGCAGCCGCAACGACCAGGTGGCCTTGGACGTCCGGATGTACTTAAAGGACGAGATCGACGCCGTCCGGGAGCTGCTGGCCGAACTCCAGCACACTCTCCTGGACCTGGCCGAACGCCACGTCGAGACGCTCATGCCGGGCTACACCCATCTCCAGCGGGCGCAGCCGGTGACCTTGGCGCACCACCTGCTGGCCTACGTGGAGATGTTCCACCGCGATGCCGGGCGGCTGGCCGACTGCCGCCGCCGGACCGACGTGCTGCCCCTGGGCGCCGGCGCCCTGGCCGGGACCGTTTTCCCGATCGACCGGGAATACACGGCTGCCGAACTGGGGTTCGCCGCCCTGGCCGAAAACAGCCTGGACGCCGTGTCGGACCGCGACTTCGCGGTCGAGTTCTGCGCCGCGGCCGCCCTGATCATGGTGCATCTCTCGCGGTTTTGCGAGGAACTGGTGCTCTGGACCTCGGCAGAATTTGGGTTCGCCGAGATGGACGACGCCTTCGCCACCGGGAGCAGCATGATGCCCCAGAAGAAGAACCCGGACATGGCCGAGCTGATCCGGGGCAAGTCGGGCCGGGTATTCGGGGACCTGCAGGCGCTGCTGGCCATGCTCAAAGGGCTGCCGCTCGCCTACAACAAGGATATGCAGGAGGACAAGGAGGCCCTGTTCGACGCCGTGGACACGGTGAAGAAGTGCCTCCTGGTGTTCACCGCTATGGTCGCCACCGTCAGCTTCCGGGAGCAGGCTCTTGCCCGGGCGACCCGGAGCGGGTTCACCAACGCCACCGACCTGGCCGACTACCTGGCCGGGCGGGGGGTGCCGTTCCGCGAGGCCCACGCGGTCGTTGGCGAGATAGTCCTTTTTGCCCTCGATCACGGCAAGACCCTCGAGGAACTCACCCTGGACGAGTACCGCCGGTTCTCGGCGGCCGTCGGGGAGGACGTGTACGCCGCCATCCGGGTCGAGCACTGCCTCGCCGCCCGCAAGGCGCGCGGCGGCCCGGCGCCCGAAACGGTCCGCGCCGCCATCGCCCGCGCCCGCGCGCGCCTGGAGGAGTCTAGCCTGCCCAGTTCTTGA
- a CDS encoding PadR family transcriptional regulator produces the protein MSESMIREFFLGFIKIHILYHAEQEPVYGAYLIQELAGHGYEISPGTLYPTLHQMERRGYLKKEERVVMGKTRKYYSITQTGKAALEEARGRIRELVGEVL, from the coding sequence GTGAGCGAGTCAATGATCCGAGAATTCTTCTTGGGTTTTATCAAGATTCACATCCTCTACCATGCCGAACAAGAACCGGTCTACGGCGCCTACTTGATCCAAGAACTAGCCGGGCACGGATATGAAATCAGCCCCGGGACCTTGTATCCCACCCTCCACCAAATGGAGCGAAGGGGCTACCTGAAAAAAGAGGAACGCGTGGTTATGGGAAAGACGCGAAAGTACTACAGTATCACACAGACGGGCAAGGCGGCTTTAGAGGAAGCACGAGGGAGAATCAGGGAATTGGTGGGTGAAGTCCTGTAA